In one window of Drosophila mauritiana strain mau12 chromosome X, ASM438214v1, whole genome shotgun sequence DNA:
- the LOC117148677 gene encoding uncharacterized protein LOC117148677 yields the protein MTEEITGDWSYYVYISLTLVPVYLAFRLIKSLGWQLFVNN from the coding sequence ATGACGGAGGAAATAACCGGCGATTGGAGCTACTACGTGTATATATCGCTGACGTTGGTTCCAGTCTATTTGGCATTTCGGCTCATTAAGTCGCTGGGCTGGCAGCTCTTCGTCAACAACTGA